In Tiliqua scincoides isolate rTilSci1 chromosome 1, rTilSci1.hap2, whole genome shotgun sequence, the following are encoded in one genomic region:
- the DNAJC5G gene encoding dnaJ homolog subfamily C member 5G yields MADAGRPQRKMSRAGESLYRVLGLEKGASSEDIKKAYRKLALKYHPDKNPDNPEAAEKFKEINNANTTLGDETKRRIYDEYGSMGLYVSEQFGEESVKYYFLMSKWWFKPLMVCCSLLTCCCCCCCCCFCCGKCRPPEDEESYKYVNPEDLEAQIRAEDEGVGAIRMQPTPSASPHKTDETQSSKP; encoded by the exons ATGGCGGACGCGGGGCGGCCGCAGCGGAAGATGTCGCGCGCCGGGGAGAGCCTGTACCGCGTCCTCGGGCTGGAGAAAGGCGCCTCCTCGGAGGACATCAAGAAGGCGTACAG AAAGCTGGCTCTGAAGTACCACCCAGACAAGAATCCTGATAATCCAGAGGCTGCAGAGAAGTTCAAGGAGATCAACAATGCCAACACCACTCTGGGTGACGAGACAAAGCGGCGGATCTATGATGAATATGGCTCCATGGGCCTCTATGTTTCAGAGCAGTTTGGTGAGGAGAGTGTCAAGTACTACTTCCTGATGTCCAAGTGGTGGTTTAAG CCACTGATGGTGTGCTGTAGCCtcctcacctgctgctgctgctgttgctgctgctgtttctgttgtGGGAAGTGCCGCCCTCCTGAGGATGAGGAGTCCTACAAGTATGTCAACCCTGAAGACTTGGAGGCCCAGATCCGTGCCGAAGATGAAG GTGTGGGTGCCATCCGGATGCAGCCCACCCCCAGCGCCTCACCACACAAAACAGATGAGACCCAGTCTTCCAAACCATGA